One Papaver somniferum cultivar HN1 chromosome 10, ASM357369v1, whole genome shotgun sequence genomic window carries:
- the LOC113318534 gene encoding protein ALTERED XYLOGLUCAN 4-like has translation MMKGDILEAFPYYNNKNGTSNGLQIRKLVFCYVLLAFAATLFFTVLILYSPNPFSNFILKKKATTLSHQSPLKIDPATTMNPKNESNDEKKIKCDLFDGKWIPDPNGSLYTNWSCRLIPDSRNCLKFGRENADFINWRWMPNECELPRFNANMFLPIVRGKKLAFIGDSLARNQMDSLLCLLSQVETPKDVHTDDSDHYRTFYFPSHDFTLMAYWTQHLFSSAVKIVNGSETAMFDIHLDRIDNNWGQKLPILDHAVISIGHWFNRKNYLYEGGKVVGCIYCDEPDVPNLGLADVVGKAMGKALEYINDCKECKALFTLVRTFSPTHFEYGSWNDGGKCNRTSPSTEKQADYDFLMEVRNFQVKEFEKIKKRTRDGKRFEILDITKAMLMRADGHPGTNSHDPSYRDCMHWCLPGPVDVWNALLMAVLQSNEFNF, from the exons atgaTGAAGGGTGATATATTAGAAGCCTTTCCTTACTACAATAACAAGAATGGAACAAGTAACGGGTTGCAGATACGTAAATTAGTTTTCTGTTATGTGTTATTGGCATTTGCTGCAACTTTATTTTTCACCGTCTTGATTCTTTATTCTCCAAATCCTTTTAGTAACTTCATACTTAAGAAGAAAGCTACGACTCTTTCGCACCAGAGCCCTTTAAAGATCGATCCTGCCACCACCATGAACCCCAAAAATG AGagtaatgatgagaagaagatcaAGTGCGACTTGTTTGATGGAAAATGGATACCGGACCCCAACGGGTCACTGTATACGAACTGGAGTTGTCGGCTGATACCAGATTCAAGGAATTGCCTAAAATTTGGAAGGGAAAATGCTGATTTTATAAACTGGAGATGGATGCCAAATGAATGTGAGCTTCCAAGATTCAATGCTAATATGTTCCTACCGATCGTTCGAGGCAAAAAGTTAGCGTTTATTGGCGATTCCCTAGCTAGGAACCAGATGGACTCGCTTCTTTGTCTATTATCTCAA GTTGAAACTCCAAAGGATGTACACACAGACGATTCAGATCATTATCGAACATTTTACTTTCCGTCTCATGATTTCACTCTCATGGCCTACTGGACACAACACTTGTTTTCTTCAGCAGTGAAAATAGTAAATGGTTCAGAGACTGCAATGTTTGATATACACCTCGACAGGATCGACAATAACTGGGGTCAGAAATTACCTATTCTAGATCATGCTGTCATTTCAATAGGCCACTGGTTTAACCGGAAAAATTACTTATACGAAGGTGGCAAAGTAGTAGGCTGTATATACTGCGACGAACCAGATGTGCCTAATTTAGGACTTGCGGATGTTGTAGGAAAAGCCATGGGTAAAGCACTTGAATACATCAATGATTGTAAGGAGTGCAAGGCGTTGTTTACTTTGGTACGGACATTTTCGCCTACACATTTCGAGTACGGGTCTTGGAATGATGGAGGGAAATGTAATAGAACAAGTCCTTCGACTGAAAAGCAAGCTGATTATGATTTTCTAATGGAAGTAAGGAATTTCCAGGtgaaagaatttgagaagattaagaagagAACAAGAGATGGAAAGAGATTTGAGATTTTGGATATAACTAAGGCCATGTTGATGAGAGCTGATGGACATCCAGGAACCAATTCGCATGACCCAAGTTATAGAGATTGTATGCACTGGTGTCTGCCTGGACCTGTCGACGTATGGAATGCATTATTGATGGCTGTGCTGCAGTCGAATGAGTTTAACTTTTGA